A window from Candidatus Rokuibacteriota bacterium encodes these proteins:
- a CDS encoding rubrerythrin family protein translates to MAGKSLKGTKSHENLKEAFAGESQANRRYLYFARVADIEGFPDMAGLFKDTADAETGHAFGHMDFLKDVGDPATGEPFGKTEANLKSAVAGETYEYTQMYPGMAKTARDEGFAELAEWFETLAKAEKSHAGRFAKGLKQIAGKDPAEAI, encoded by the coding sequence ATGGCAGGCAAGAGCCTCAAGGGCACCAAGAGCCACGAGAACCTCAAGGAAGCGTTCGCCGGCGAATCGCAGGCGAACCGCCGGTACCTCTACTTCGCCCGCGTGGCGGACATCGAGGGCTTCCCGGACATGGCCGGCCTCTTCAAGGACACGGCCGACGCCGAGACCGGCCACGCCTTCGGGCACATGGACTTCCTGAAGGACGTCGGCGACCCGGCGACCGGGGAGCCGTTCGGCAAGACCGAGGCGAACCTCAAGTCGGCCGTCGCGGGCGAGACCTACGAGTACACGCAGATGTACCCGGGCATGGCCAAAACCGCGCGCGACGAGGGCTTCGCCGAGCTGGCGGAGTGGTTCGAGACGCTGGCCAAGGCCGAGAAGTCGCACGCGGGCCGCTTCGCCAAGGGGCTGAAGCAGATCGCGGGCAAGGACCCGGCCGAGGCGATCTAG
- a CDS encoding transcriptional repressor, with amino-acid sequence MRTIPKSPDAALRARGLRLTGPRRVILEVLRGTESHPTAEWVYRFVRRRLPRVSLGTVYRNLRLLVAEGLAAEIPGPHARFDANMDAHHHFTCVRCGRIVDVDGPLAEPHAEALRVRIAARTGLAITHHRIEFFGRCPQCRSAKARPHRPRRSP; translated from the coding sequence ATGAGAACCATTCCTAAGAGTCCCGATGCGGCGCTCCGCGCCCGTGGTCTCCGGCTGACGGGCCCGCGGCGGGTGATCCTCGAGGTGCTGCGCGGCACGGAGTCGCACCCGACGGCCGAATGGGTGTACCGCTTCGTGCGCCGCCGGCTGCCCCGCGTCAGCCTCGGCACGGTCTACCGCAACCTGCGTCTCCTCGTCGCCGAAGGGCTGGCGGCCGAGATTCCGGGTCCGCATGCTCGCTTCGACGCCAACATGGACGCGCACCACCACTTCACGTGTGTGCGCTGCGGCCGGATCGTGGACGTCGACGGCCCGCTGGCCGAGCCCCACGCCGAGGCGCTCCGCGTGCGGATCGCGGCGCGCACCGGGCTCGCCATCACGCACCACCGCATCGAGTTCTTCGGCCGCTGTCCGCAGTGCCGGTCCGCGAAGGCCCGGCCGCACCGGCCGCGACGTTCACCCTGA
- a CDS encoding glucose 1-dehydrogenase, producing MSPGSVAIVTGAARGIGRASALALGRKGFALALVDVRARELSDTAGEVRGLGVEALALEGDVSDFVRAQALGRQVLDAWGRVDVLVNNAGVSQPKGLLEITEGEWDRTLAINLKGAFNWAKAVAPAMLAQGAGRIVNISSVSAHTGAGFGAVSQFAYCAAKAGLLGLTRGLAKELAPRVTVNAICPGLIETDLTAQMIASRGESIVGSIPLARLGTPEDIAEVVAFLATVTPCFMTGEVIDVDGGQWVN from the coding sequence GTGAGCCCAGGATCGGTGGCGATCGTGACGGGGGCGGCCCGGGGAATCGGGCGCGCGTCGGCCCTGGCGCTCGGGCGGAAAGGCTTCGCGCTCGCCCTGGTCGATGTGCGTGCGCGGGAGCTCTCCGATACGGCGGGCGAGGTGCGCGGGCTGGGCGTGGAGGCGCTCGCGCTCGAGGGCGACGTCTCGGACTTCGTGCGGGCGCAGGCGCTCGGCCGCCAGGTGCTCGACGCCTGGGGCCGCGTGGACGTGCTGGTGAACAATGCCGGCGTGTCGCAGCCGAAGGGGCTGCTCGAGATCACGGAAGGCGAGTGGGACCGCACCCTCGCGATCAATCTCAAGGGCGCCTTCAACTGGGCCAAGGCGGTGGCGCCGGCCATGCTGGCGCAGGGCGCGGGGCGCATCGTCAACATCTCCTCGGTGAGCGCGCATACCGGCGCGGGGTTCGGCGCGGTAAGCCAGTTCGCCTACTGCGCGGCCAAGGCGGGGTTGCTCGGGCTCACGCGCGGGCTGGCCAAGGAGCTGGCACCGCGCGTGACGGTCAATGCCATCTGCCCCGGGCTCATCGAGACGGACCTGACGGCGCAGATGATCGCCAGCCGCGGCGAGTCCATCGTGGGGTCCATCCCGCTGGCGCGGCTCGGCACGCCCGAAGACATCGCCGAGGTGGTCGCCTTCCTCGCCACCGTCACGCCGTGCTTCATGACGGGCGAGGTGATAGACGTGGACGGCGGGCAGTGGGTGAACTGA
- a CDS encoding hydantoinase B/oxoprolinase family protein, which produces MRGARARRRAGAPAAADPQPDPVTREIVKGALRAAQAEMEAVIERTAMSPFIREKKDYFAGILDARGRVVCGTMIPLFGNLTEIIFRQYRPETMRPGDLYWYNDCYGSRGGVSHSPDMVFAAPVFHQNRLVAFSQTWGHFWDIGGMRAGSISPDATEIFHEGIIVPAVRIYREGVLNDEAFRIFVRNSRFPDILQGDIRAVLAGCRLGERRVQELFARFGAATVLEAWAFFERQCRDTIRKTLDSRIPDGAYESEDAVDGDGMSGRPFHVRMRLTKDGGRIAIDTRESDDQAKGPINFIMHESVPKLIIGIYLLSGHPTVLLNDGAQDAIDEVRVRPGSILQPHWPAPLGNRAHTLARVQSNVLALLALATGGDVPASNSVYNIYFLRGFDRAQQEFFLVSDGVAVGYGARPFADGLDAIYYVAQKNYPAEFMEMVFPMRLRQYGLHRDSGGPGRFRGGCGVVREIELLADEAVIAIRQDNILFPPAGVNGGHAGRPGRCVVNPGRLDERVLPPMSDGNVLRRGDVVRLDTSGGGGWGNPLDRPIERVRKDVLGGFISAESAMEDYGVVMEGSRGAVDAAETGRLRAAKRGPVRMFHRNGYFGPLVTP; this is translated from the coding sequence GTGAGGGGTGCGCGCGCGCGGCGGCGCGCGGGAGCTCCGGCGGCGGCCGATCCCCAACCCGATCCGGTCACGCGCGAGATCGTCAAGGGCGCGCTCCGGGCGGCCCAGGCCGAGATGGAGGCGGTGATCGAGCGCACAGCCATGTCGCCCTTCATCCGCGAGAAGAAGGACTACTTCGCCGGCATCCTCGACGCCCGCGGGCGGGTGGTGTGCGGGACCATGATCCCGCTGTTCGGCAACCTCACGGAGATCATCTTCCGACAGTACCGGCCCGAGACGATGCGGCCCGGCGACCTCTACTGGTACAACGACTGCTACGGCTCGCGTGGCGGCGTGTCCCACTCGCCGGACATGGTGTTCGCCGCGCCCGTGTTCCACCAGAACCGGCTGGTGGCGTTCTCGCAGACCTGGGGGCATTTCTGGGACATCGGGGGTATGCGGGCCGGCAGCATCTCGCCGGACGCCACCGAGATCTTCCACGAGGGCATCATCGTTCCGGCCGTCCGCATCTACCGGGAAGGCGTGCTCAACGACGAGGCCTTCCGCATCTTCGTCCGCAACTCGCGCTTCCCCGACATCCTGCAAGGGGATATCCGCGCGGTACTGGCCGGCTGCCGGCTAGGCGAGCGCCGCGTGCAGGAGCTGTTCGCGCGCTTCGGCGCCGCGACCGTGCTCGAAGCCTGGGCGTTCTTCGAGCGGCAGTGCCGCGACACCATCCGGAAGACGCTCGATTCGCGCATCCCGGACGGCGCCTACGAAAGCGAGGACGCGGTGGACGGCGACGGTATGAGCGGGCGGCCCTTCCACGTGCGGATGCGCCTCACGAAGGACGGCGGGCGGATCGCCATCGACACGCGGGAGAGCGACGACCAGGCCAAGGGGCCGATCAACTTCATCATGCACGAGAGCGTGCCGAAGCTGATCATCGGCATCTACCTGCTCTCGGGCCACCCGACCGTCCTCCTCAACGACGGCGCGCAGGACGCGATCGACGAGGTGCGAGTGCGGCCGGGGAGCATCCTGCAGCCCCACTGGCCCGCACCTCTCGGCAACCGCGCGCACACCCTGGCCCGCGTGCAGTCCAACGTGCTGGCACTCCTGGCTCTCGCGACCGGCGGCGACGTGCCGGCCTCCAACTCCGTCTACAACATCTACTTCCTGCGCGGCTTCGACCGGGCGCAGCAGGAGTTCTTCCTCGTGAGCGACGGCGTGGCCGTGGGCTACGGGGCGCGGCCCTTCGCCGACGGCCTCGACGCCATCTACTACGTCGCGCAGAAGAACTACCCGGCCGAGTTCATGGAGATGGTCTTCCCCATGCGCCTGCGCCAGTACGGCCTGCACCGGGACTCGGGCGGGCCGGGGCGCTTCCGCGGCGGCTGCGGCGTCGTTCGGGAGATCGAGCTGCTCGCCGACGAGGCGGTAATCGCCATCCGGCAGGACAATATCCTCTTCCCGCCCGCCGGGGTGAACGGCGGGCACGCCGGCCGCCCCGGGCGCTGTGTGGTAAACCCGGGGCGTCTGGACGAGCGCGTGCTGCCGCCCATGTCCGATGGGAACGTCCTCCGCCGGGGCGACGTGGTCCGCCTGGACACCAGCGGAGGCGGAGGCTGGGGCAATCCGCTGGACCGGCCCATCGAGCGTGTGCGCAAGGACGTGCTCGGCGGTTTCATCTCTGCCGAGTCGGCGATGGAGGACTACGGCGTGGTGATGGAAGGGTCGAGGGGTGCGGTGGACGCGGCCGAGACGGGGCGCCTCCGCGCCGCCAAGCGCGGCCCCGTCCGCATGTTCCACCGCAACGGCTACTTCGGCCCGCTGGTGACACCGTGA
- a CDS encoding hydantoinase/oxoprolinase family protein: protein MSPAAAPRLRGYTIALDVGGTFTDVTLLDPATGRLWIAKTPTTPRDPSEGFLVGVEKVLRIAGAHPGGLGQVLHGTTTATNAILEDKGAPTGLLTTAGFRYVLEIGRHDIPRRANMFAWVKPSRPVPPELIFEIPGRIGVDGQELEPVTEGAVRAAARHLREAEVVSVAVCFLHSYANDTHERRAREVLLEEHPGCAVSLSSEVLPVFREYERTMATVLNAYVQPLVGRYVERLEERLLSRGISAPLRIMKSNGGVVGADVVRRQSIHTALSGPAAGVVGARLVGGAAGFEDLISVDVGGTSADVCMIRGGEAEITVEGTVGAWPLHLPMIDIHTIGAGGGSIARVADDGTLTVGPESAGAEPGPACYGAGGEEPTVTDAHLVLGRISSHLVGGEIALDVERSRRAIEERVARPLGLSLEAAADGILDIVNNNMVGAIRLVSVEHGYDPRDFALLPFGGAGPLHGADLATLLGMRTVVVPRHPGVLSTFGLLGTEVRNDYARTSLQKPPDYDLEAIAAVYADLERQAQAWLAAEGVPPARRRLRRLADLRYRHQGFEITVPWEERGLSPDTLIRRFHARHRQLYTYALEDAPVEIVTLRVAAAGRVRRFALPTLDARRGPARRARPGGRLVYFAGAGWVSCPCVDRAALGVGAVLAGPAIVEQLDSTTVVWPGQRATVDRHGNLIVRLGAVRRPAAARGVRRGRR, encoded by the coding sequence GTGAGCCCCGCGGCCGCGCCTCGCCTGCGGGGCTACACCATCGCCCTCGACGTGGGCGGCACGTTCACCGACGTGACGCTGCTCGACCCGGCAACGGGACGGCTCTGGATCGCCAAGACGCCCACCACGCCACGCGACCCTTCGGAGGGCTTCCTCGTCGGCGTGGAGAAGGTGCTGCGGATCGCCGGTGCTCACCCGGGCGGGCTCGGGCAGGTGCTCCACGGCACGACCACCGCCACCAACGCCATCCTCGAGGACAAGGGCGCCCCGACCGGACTCCTCACGACGGCGGGGTTCCGCTACGTGCTCGAGATCGGGCGCCACGACATCCCGCGCCGGGCCAACATGTTCGCCTGGGTGAAGCCGTCGCGGCCCGTGCCGCCCGAGCTGATCTTCGAGATCCCCGGGCGGATCGGGGTGGACGGACAGGAGCTGGAGCCCGTGACCGAGGGCGCAGTGCGCGCCGCCGCGCGGCACCTGCGCGAGGCGGAGGTCGTCTCGGTGGCCGTCTGCTTCCTGCACAGCTACGCCAACGACACGCACGAACGCCGGGCCCGGGAGGTGCTGCTCGAAGAGCATCCGGGCTGCGCGGTCTCCCTGTCCAGCGAGGTGCTACCGGTGTTCCGCGAGTACGAGCGCACCATGGCCACCGTTCTCAACGCCTACGTGCAGCCGCTGGTCGGGCGGTACGTGGAGCGCCTCGAGGAGCGGCTCCTCTCGCGAGGGATCTCGGCGCCGCTGCGCATCATGAAGTCCAACGGCGGTGTCGTCGGAGCGGACGTCGTGCGCCGGCAGTCCATCCACACCGCGCTGTCCGGGCCGGCGGCCGGCGTGGTCGGCGCGCGCCTGGTGGGCGGGGCGGCAGGGTTCGAGGATCTCATCTCGGTGGACGTCGGGGGCACCAGCGCCGACGTCTGCATGATCCGCGGCGGCGAGGCGGAAATCACCGTCGAGGGGACCGTCGGCGCCTGGCCGCTCCACCTGCCGATGATCGACATCCACACCATCGGCGCGGGGGGTGGCTCTATTGCGCGGGTCGCAGATGACGGCACGCTCACGGTGGGGCCCGAGAGCGCCGGGGCCGAACCGGGGCCGGCGTGCTACGGCGCCGGCGGGGAAGAGCCGACGGTCACGGACGCCCACCTCGTCCTCGGCCGCATCTCGTCACATCTGGTGGGCGGCGAGATCGCGCTGGACGTGGAGCGCTCCCGGCGAGCCATCGAGGAGCGCGTGGCCCGGCCCCTGGGACTCAGCCTCGAGGCGGCGGCGGACGGGATCCTCGACATCGTGAACAACAACATGGTCGGCGCCATCCGCCTCGTCTCGGTGGAGCACGGCTACGACCCGCGCGACTTCGCCCTCTTGCCCTTCGGGGGCGCGGGCCCGCTCCACGGGGCGGACCTGGCGACGCTTCTGGGGATGCGCACGGTCGTGGTCCCGCGCCACCCGGGCGTGCTGTCGACCTTCGGGCTGCTGGGCACCGAGGTGCGGAACGACTACGCGCGCACGAGTCTGCAGAAGCCGCCGGACTACGATCTCGAGGCGATCGCAGCCGTCTACGCCGACCTGGAGCGGCAGGCCCAGGCGTGGCTCGCCGCGGAGGGCGTGCCGCCGGCGCGCCGCCGCCTGCGCCGGCTGGCGGACCTGCGCTACCGGCATCAGGGCTTCGAGATCACGGTGCCATGGGAGGAGCGCGGTCTCTCGCCGGACACCCTCATCCGGCGCTTCCACGCGCGTCACCGCCAGCTCTATACCTACGCGCTGGAGGACGCGCCGGTGGAGATCGTCACCCTGCGGGTGGCCGCGGCGGGCCGCGTGCGGCGCTTTGCCCTGCCCACGCTCGATGCCCGCCGGGGGCCGGCCCGGCGCGCGCGCCCAGGTGGGCGGCTGGTCTACTTTGCGGGCGCGGGCTGGGTGAGCTGCCCGTGCGTGGACCGCGCGGCGCTCGGGGTGGGCGCGGTCCTCGCGGGGCCGGCCATCGTCGAGCAGCTGGACTCGACCACCGTGGTGTGGCCGGGGCAGCGGGCGACGGTGGACCGGCATGGGAACCTGATCGTTCGGCTGGGCGCCGTCCGGCGGCCCGCGGCGGCGCGGGGCGTACGAAGGGGCAGGCGGTGA
- a CDS encoding FAD-binding oxidoreductase produces the protein MEREADVVVVGAGIVGCATAYYLAQRGVRAVVVECGAVLGEQSRKNWGFVRQQGRDPHEVPLMMEANRIWRGLERELGADIEWVQGGNLALAADPARMALFERWLEVARQFDLDTRLLRARDLPAVVPGLGGDWVGGMHTPTDGHADPGKATDALARAAAAHGAAVHLGCAVEGVATRNGAVSAVITERGEIRTSWLVCAAGAWSSRLARTLRLELPQRWVRGTVARTTPAPAVTSCAVWGPGVAFRQRKDGCFNIAAGGALDHDVTLDSLRQIRFFLPNYWKNKALFRFHVGLPLVQSLMAALPGSSARRHPLIWDRGVEPRPNPAKVQRSFAELQRLLPSLPRLGIAESWAGYIDATPDLAPVLGEVPGLRGFVFATGFSGHGFAMGPVAGRLVSELIVDGKPSLDIAPFRFSRFAEKAVGKPRNVL, from the coding sequence ATGGAGCGCGAGGCGGACGTCGTCGTGGTCGGCGCGGGGATCGTCGGGTGCGCCACGGCCTACTATCTGGCCCAGCGTGGCGTGCGGGCCGTCGTCGTCGAGTGCGGCGCGGTCCTCGGTGAGCAGTCGCGGAAGAACTGGGGCTTCGTGCGCCAGCAGGGCCGGGACCCGCACGAGGTGCCCCTCATGATGGAGGCCAACCGAATCTGGCGCGGCCTCGAGCGGGAGCTGGGCGCCGACATCGAGTGGGTCCAGGGCGGCAACCTGGCGCTGGCCGCCGACCCGGCGCGAATGGCGCTCTTCGAGCGGTGGCTGGAGGTCGCGCGCCAGTTCGACCTCGACACACGGCTGCTTCGGGCGCGCGACCTGCCGGCGGTCGTGCCGGGGCTCGGGGGCGACTGGGTCGGCGGCATGCACACCCCGACTGACGGCCACGCCGATCCGGGCAAGGCCACCGACGCCCTCGCCCGGGCGGCCGCGGCGCACGGGGCAGCCGTCCACCTGGGATGCGCAGTGGAGGGCGTCGCCACGCGCAACGGCGCGGTCAGCGCGGTTATCACCGAGCGTGGCGAGATCCGCACCTCGTGGCTGGTGTGCGCCGCGGGCGCCTGGTCATCGCGCCTCGCGCGCACCCTCCGTCTCGAGCTGCCTCAGCGCTGGGTGCGCGGCACCGTGGCCAGGACGACGCCGGCACCGGCCGTCACGTCTTGCGCCGTGTGGGGGCCCGGGGTGGCCTTTCGCCAGCGGAAGGACGGCTGCTTCAACATCGCCGCGGGCGGTGCGCTGGACCACGACGTCACGCTCGACTCGCTCCGGCAAATCCGCTTCTTCCTGCCCAACTACTGGAAGAACAAGGCGCTGTTCCGCTTCCACGTCGGACTGCCACTGGTTCAGAGCCTCATGGCCGCGCTTCCGGGATCGTCGGCGCGGCGCCACCCGCTCATCTGGGACCGCGGCGTCGAGCCCCGGCCGAACCCCGCCAAGGTCCAGCGCAGCTTCGCCGAGCTGCAGCGCCTGCTGCCGTCGCTGCCGCGGCTCGGCATCGCCGAGAGCTGGGCCGGCTACATCGACGCCACGCCCGACCTGGCGCCCGTGCTGGGCGAGGTCCCCGGGCTCCGCGGCTTCGTGTTCGCCACGGGGTTCAGCGGTCACGGGTTCGCCATGGGGCCCGTGGCGGGGCGGCTGGTCTCCGAGCTGATCGTGGACGGCAAGCCGTCGCTCGACATCGCCCCCTTTCGATTCTCGCGCTTTGCCGAGAAGGCGGTCGGCAAGCCGCGCAACGTCCTGTGA